Part of the Ziziphus jujuba cultivar Dongzao chromosome 8, ASM3175591v1 genome is shown below.
ATAACTTAATACCCCTACCCTACTCTACCTATTAAAAAAATCGTAGtctaatttacccaaaaaaaaaaaaaaaatcgtagtCTATCTTACCATGTATGAACATGgaatgtgtacatatatactaTACCTAAGACGGAGGATCCTTTCACAtaaatcaccaaaaataaaataataattataataattgaaaaaaaaaaaaaaagcaattgcaTTTCTACCATAACAATGTTCTTATCTCCAGGTTCACTGCTGATGCTACAGTCTATAGATACTATTCTCTCCTGCCTCACGTACCATCATAATCGTAcaatctctctctttttccttctcatcttcgtaaaattatttataattttttcttgaaccatattaaaaaaaaaataaatatatatatatatatatagagagagcaAGCTCTGGATTGCTCATGTATAGTTCCAAGGAAGGTTGTTGGTCTAGTAACACCTTGAGCAactttattaaatatcaatcaatataatatataaatggacAACCGAAAAATTGTTGCTCTTTCATTCAACAGATCCACAATGTCATGAAGATTTCCCAAACACCTGCGACCATCTTGTTTATTTAAACCTGAAACTAAAGTTTTGCACCAAATGTACGGTAAAACAGACAGCTAGCTACGCAGAAAACCCCTGACCACACAACTTCGAGAAAGATGGAAAATACGCCTACTGGAGTCCTTCAACCTCGCTTATAATTTGCTACAACTTGCCTTGGCTTCTCTCAACTATCTGCATGGCGTTTTCATTAAAAAGGGTTTAGAATTTAAGCAGAATTTGCAAGAAACATTCCAACAATGAAACTCACCATGTACGGACCGTGAACTTGTTGAAGAGAAGTCGGACGAATTCATTGGAATAGATATTGAAAGCTGAGTTGTGGAGAATGAGGTCTGGTTCGACCTCTCGTCCTCAAGACCAGACCAAGACTCCCTGCTTTTAGGCCACTCGTCGAAGAAAGGTCGGAGAGATTGCCCTTCCTGTTTCACAGTGTCCCCCGAGGAAAATTCCCCGCTGAAAAATGAATGTTGAGGATATTCATTCTGCAAGATGGAGTTTTCACCTGACTTTGATGCTGGAAACGTAGCAACTCTGGATGACATCAGAGGCCATGTGTTGTCCAGTGATGAGTCCATATGAAGGCTCCTGTTGCTTCCAGAAGCGTCAGAGAAGAAACTATGCTCGCCGACCCCAGGCTTAGGTCCTTGGATATACCTGTCAAAAGGTGCATGTATTTCAATTAGATGTGGTGTATTATAGTTTATCATAGTGATAAAATCGAATTATATGTAGCCGTGAGGTATGCTttcttgaattaaaaaaaattctttcatcGTGTATTTATATGCCATCTGAACGTCCACCTAAAATATGCTAAATCATTTTCCAAAACTACTACATTCACAACATCTGTGGCAAGCAACTATTGATGATCTCACAACGCTGAGGCATGAGCATTCAAACGCTGTAAGTTGCAAATTAATGGATGAACTGAGAAGGCATAGTTTCATAAAAACACATATGCATTAAAACAACAATAACTGCTACCTCTCCAAATATTTAAAGTACAagcttttcaatttcatttcatGAATCTATCCAAAACACCTTTATATTAGATGCTATAATTACCAGTTCATTATTGCGTCAGCAAATATGTAACTGAAAAAACACATTATAGGACAGATTCAACAGTTCATGTAGCAGAATATATTTATAGGTGAAGTCAGacgaaaattatcaaaaatatgaaaacaaaTAGCAAATACTATTAAGTCAAAGAAGAATAGCCTCAATCAATTATATATTCAATGACCGCCAAAGGAAAACAAAAGATGCTAGGCGATACATATTCTCAAATAACAAGCACATGTACAAATTTGTGTGCATCGGCATATAGGCATAATTAATGCACATAAACATATATCCATCCCTATACACAACAACCCACGAAagtcaaaaacaataaaatataacgCATTTACAAGCTTGATCTCAAGATCTTTAGGGGATTATTGAGAATATATGCAGCCAAAATTCTAAATACGCTTCCTTCAAGTCACATGTTAAAGAAAATTTACGACTCCCACTTGCTTAAAGTAAAAAGAATGCAAGCAGTTCATccttttgatataaaaatactTCAAGACTGAGCGAGCCCAGCCATCCCCTATTACCCCATTAACAGACTCCATATATTCGGCAAGATGCTCTAATATGCTCAACACAATCCGTAACACAAGTCAAATCACTGCTATTAATTTAACAGAAGCACAAAGTAATGGAGCCAGCATAGAGGATGACAGACCACCGTCTGCAAAGACAACTTTAACAAGTATACTTATGAGCATGGGGGTCCCAAAGCCGGAGCcttacacaaaaacaaaaagtccaTGCTATATAATGATCAGGGATAATTTTAGCCTTTGATATTACACTTAACAACAAAATTCTTTGACGGATCTAAAGAAACACTAGATTTGGcaacaattttaacatttaaagcTTTCTATGTGCTAATATCAGACCTGAACATcttcaaataccaaaaatagGACAAGCAAATGGTAAAGCTTCTttggtataataataataaactaatcAGCTTATGAAGACGTATAAAAAATGTCTATAAAATGCTACATTTGATCTCCAGAATACTAAATATTAAgaagtaatatttattcaacTCTTTATGGTTGTCTTAAAGTCCACCAAAATTCATAAAGAAACTGACACATCCTTTCCTAAACAGATTTAGTGCATTCTTTAACACACCAACCCTGCAGAACCTAAAGCCTACTGTTCTAATCCTTCCCTTAAAGGCCATTATATATTTCCTGTCATTTGCATGTCCAGGACTATTTCTAATGTCGTCAGATTTCTGCAACAAATTTtgcagagaaaaacaaaaagcaagaaaaaaaccaaaaagaagacTGTCAAACACCAAAATGCACGATGACGATGTAACAGAATGCAACAACTATCCGTATGGACATCGTATGGCCCATAACCCTGGATCAGACAGAAATTAAAAAGTTTCTGTAAGAAATCCAATAGCCAGATGGCAGACGTCCCCTTTTTTTCTCCCACCACAAAATGTCAACGATATGGGCCCAAGTAACACTAAGATCATGTGACAATTTTAACAGCTATGCATCCATAATTCATATGACAGAGTAATTtgtttaccacaaaatattctAAGAAAGAAGACACGATCAACAACATGTGGAAAGTCAATTACCACATATTCCTTTGGACACATCAAATTTCAGAAATAACTCCTATGTTCTCTATTTGTTATGTTTCCAAGTAATGAGAAATTTCACTTGATTCATCCTGTGCTCGCATTTGCTAGTTATGTAATCTTCATTTCTATAGAAGCATCTTCTCAGCAGGAAAGTGGCTGCATAAAATGGGGAAGATGCCATACCTATAATCTTTGTTTGGGATTCCATAAGGAATGGAGTCCATATGATAATGTGATTGAGTGGCAACCCCAGCACCTGTGCCCTGGGTATTACCAAGGGCACTTAATGGAAGGCTCTGGAAACTCCCAGTTCCACCACTGCTTCCGGTGACAGTCAGTGATGTCACAGTGGATGATGACTGTGTCATAGTTTGTGATTCCACAGGCTTTCTTGAACGGTTGCGGCCACGGTGCATGTGGCGCTCACAGTACTTGGAGTCCGGGTAAGCATCTTTGGAGCATCTCCACTTCTTGCCGTCAGTCCTCCTGCATCGACCCGGTTCCGGGTCCACCTTCTTCCCATAGAAGGAACAATAACCCACTGCAAAATTTTATACACATGAAGTGATTTGCACATTACATGGCCAGCAATAACATATTACTGCTACTGGTAATTATTTTCTACAATAACAGGTGAAAAATTTCTCGGCCCCAATAAATCTCCTGACAGGATATGAACTTGAAAAAAACCGAATGAAGTCTAACTTAATTTATCATCAAGGCTTCACCCAATTGTGTTTTGAAGTCAATTAATTAGAGAAAgtcaaaaagtttataaaagaaTCTTTCTTTAGCCTGAAAAAATGCGTTTAAGAAGAGTAAGTTTCTTCCTTTCATGATGACCATCATCGCCTGATAAatccaaaagaaaatcaaatctaaaatGCCTGTAAATGCTTATCATATAGAACCAAACCACATCCATGCCTTgagaaaaaaatgcaaaaaacgCGTTTTTGCATCATAAACTTTTGAAGGAACCCAGGAGAAAAAAGAAGGTGAAATCAAATCACTACTAGCAAGTTGCAAGCAGAAAGCAATCAATCCCTCAATCTGAAagtttgagagagagaaagagagaaacagagGGGCTTACTGCTGGGATGGTGGAAGAATCTATGAGAAATTGACTCAAAGCTCTTCTGTATGGGAAGCACAAGATCAGGAGGCACAGGCAGACCTGCCATCATGTACTTGAAGATCAGATATTGGTGCTCCAGCTCTTGCCACTGAGACACAGTGAAAGGCGACCTCATCCCGGTTTCCCCACCGCCGCCACCACTCCCAGTGTTCatttccaccaccaccaccacttctTGTACTACTGGATGCAACTATTACTATTAGTCACCCCCACTACAACACTTTCCCAGTTGATCCCGCTACACCCAGAAGCTCACAAATAGCCACATACAGAAATAAGCCACAGTAGTTAGATCAGGCAGAGTCCCAAAcattttggtttggtttggtatGGTTGCTCTCAGTCTTAGCGTGTCTGCGTTGGGAAAGGGGGGCAGCGTCTCTGTTAAAGAAGAAGCCCAGGGCCACGATTTGGTCTCGTTTTATTGAGGGAAGCATATTTAAGcttttgcttaattatttggGTAAGTTTTGCGTCATTAACGATGCTTCATTAAAAAAGGTGGTGATGGTATCTGAAAGACAATAACTCCCCAAGTCCCAAGTGGGTTTTTGGGTTTGGGTCTGGTTTGGTTACTTGGAGTTGGGACAGAGTTTTGTGTTTTGTGAATTTTCCTGCGCCACCACTAGGAAAGGTTATGTGTTTTCTAAGTTTTGGTCAACCCCCATGTACTGTGACCCGTTTGGGATCCGTCGGCGTAATGTATTTGAATGGGATTGGACCCATCACCAAGTTAAGTAGGTGGCAATGCAGGAGATTATTTAAGTTGGACCTCATCGCTCAATGTATCCacacatttgaaaaataataaataacaaataaaaagttgTCTCTTGTTCGAATGTACTCTGTCAAAAGCTTGGGGGTGGATTCCATCTTTTGGAACAGAAAGAATGATTATACCATAATAGTAATGTATTTTCACTTGCTTCTTTTAAGTAgaatctaattaaaaataataatttatactaTTTGCCACCTATAGTGATTAATGGCAAGGATTGTTAATTATTACCACAAAGCAAGGATTATTAATCACAATTTCAAAATCGATTTATATTGggaagatataaatatatataattttggaaaagagaaagaaagaatgaaatataaaattaacaaaatataataataaatagcttcttttttttttttttttttggcttgatgGATGGAGATCTTCCTAAGTAACCAGTTTGATTAATAATACAATCTTACTTCATCTTCAAAAAGTAAACTGTTACTTctttttacttatatatttcTCGAttagcatttaaaaataaataaataaatacacatCCACGAGTGATTTTGTGTCGAAGTCCTTTTTACTTGTTGGTAATTGATTTTGTGTCGAAGTTGGCGGCAGCAATAGCATCCGTGGAGCCGCGTCTATGATTTGTCTCCTGGCGCACCCGCTGCTACTCCTTTACCTGACAGCAACTGCACGTGATGGGCTGGACTGAGACCGGCCATCATAGGCCCAAATCATGGTTACCCGGAACCTCCTATTGCCGGTAACGCACGTATAATATGGAACCGGTTGGTGGCTGCCGGAATACAGGTGACATTCGGTTAGGGGTCCACACGGGAAGGGGaagatattaccaaaaaaaaaaaggcaaaaggtAAAATGAGAAAAGAGGGGCCCAGAGTTAGCTTTTCccacttttggggttttgcaTCATTGTAATTCGTAACAGTGGTATGGGAGTGGGACTACTGGGCTGGGTGGTGGCCGTTCATTAAAGTCCATGGACCacatttatacatacatatcatTTACATTTGTCTTGAATTTAGCAACAAACACCTATCTCTGTCTAATCTAATATGTTTCACCCTTGCCCTTCTCTCTTCTCTTTAGGGTGCATTTGAAAAGTGTTAGGTTTATGGGGGAAAACCGATTTAGggggtttaatttttaaaaattagttttctgaaattttaattttttaaaaattaaaattttcaattattaataataaaaaatttaagacataTAACtagttaaattaatttgtattttgaatttgagaataaatttgtctttaataaaatatacaaagtaagttttcaaatcttagaatgacatttttttttatgaattactTTTCATACTATATtctataaatttgatttttatgggccaacatttttttacttttagaaacttcattaatactataaaaagctcatatttttttttaatgaaattcaaattctcacCAACTCTAAATAGCCTTAGACTTAAAATATGTTCTCAACTTAGCTTAAACTTACCCTTCATCCACcaccatcaataataataataataactattttatattaattataacatGTTTCTAGATCGTcagttatctatatatataattgacaaATCAACCTCAAACTCCTagttattacccaaaaaaccTGAAACTCCTATTTTATATGCATTTAAgattcaaaatacaaaatgatatattattttattattttaaatatttaattatatttatcatctTAGAAACTCTCGTACATatctagattatatatatatatatatatatatcaactaaTATAATAATCacacattatttattaaattattcgaTAAAATTGTtggtaattataaataattttaatcccAAACACAACATAAATGAAACAGGAAACAGCTAATtactaacaaaagaaaaaaattgtaaaaggaaACAGCTAGCGCGAATTGACCATACAGCAACGATACCCGTGTCACTATCCACTCCATCAGCCCTTGACCCACAGCCACCGATTATCACTTCGACTatatgtgaaaaataaaaaaaaaatgaatccaATGATCAACTGaaattattgtttatattttgcTTCAATTATGGATGGGGTGGAAATTAATTGAATGTACGAAAGAGAAACACAAATGTATACGTATAGTTTTTCATTAATGGCAGAGTAAGCAGATGCATATCCAAGAGATGTTCTAGTCCAAATTAAGAGAGGCTGTGGACCCACTGTCGCATGCTTCTGGTGGCGTCGCGTTTGAGATCGGAGAAAACTAACAAACAGTTAAT
Proteins encoded:
- the LOC107414720 gene encoding growth-regulating factor 4 isoform X1, coding for MNTGSGGGGGETGMRSPFTVSQWQELEHQYLIFKYMMAGLPVPPDLVLPIQKSFESISHRFFHHPSMGYCSFYGKKVDPEPGRCRRTDGKKWRCSKDAYPDSKYCERHMHRGRNRSRKPVESQTMTQSSSTVTSLTVTGSSGGTGSFQSLPLSALGNTQGTGAGVATQSHYHMDSIPYGIPNKDYRYIQGPKPGVGEHSFFSDASGSNRSLHMDSSLDNTWPLMSSRVATFPASKSGENSILQNEYPQHSFFSGEFSSGDTVKQEGQSLRPFFDEWPKSRESWSGLEDERSNQTSFSTTQLSISIPMNSSDFSSTSSRSVHDS
- the LOC107414720 gene encoding growth-regulating factor 4 isoform X2, whose product is MNTGSGGGGGETGMRSPFTVSQWQELEHQYLIFKYMMAGLPVPPDLVLPIQKSFESISHRFFHHPSMGYCSFYGKKVDPEPGRCRRTDGKKWRCSKDAYPDSKYCERHMHRGRNRSRKPVESQTMTQSSSTVTSLTVTGSSGGTGSFQSLPLSALGNTQGTGAGVATQSHYHMDSIPYGIPNKDYRYIQGPKPGVGEHSFFSDASGSNRSLHMDSSLDNTWPLMSSRVATFPASKSGENSILQNEYPQHSFFSGEFSSGDTVKQEGQSLRPFFDEWPKSRESWSGLEDERSNQTSFSTTQLSISIPMNSSDFSSTSSR